Proteins encoded in a region of the Saccharothrix ecbatanensis genome:
- a CDS encoding TetR/AcrR family transcriptional regulator, with amino-acid sequence MADTRQRLIDGAIDAIRRHGIAGTSARTIATAAGVNQALIFYHFGSVHDLLEAACLASTESRVAPFRDRLDGVTSLRQLLDVGRRLHAEERSVGNVMVLAQMLAGAQSDPKLAEATSAALHLWIAPIEGVLERLLADSPLAGFVDTAGLARAVSAGFIGLELFEGVDPAGAHAALDALDRLGALAEVVDDLGPVARRALSAKLRKSAK; translated from the coding sequence ATGGCGGACACCCGACAGCGACTGATCGACGGCGCGATCGACGCGATCCGGCGGCACGGCATCGCCGGCACGTCCGCCCGGACGATCGCCACCGCCGCCGGCGTCAACCAGGCCCTGATCTTCTACCACTTCGGCAGCGTGCACGATCTGCTCGAAGCCGCGTGCCTGGCGTCCACCGAATCGAGGGTCGCGCCGTTCCGGGACCGGCTGGACGGGGTCACGTCACTGCGGCAGCTGTTGGACGTGGGCCGACGCCTGCACGCCGAGGAACGGTCGGTGGGCAACGTCATGGTGCTCGCCCAGATGCTCGCCGGCGCGCAGTCGGACCCGAAGCTGGCCGAGGCGACGTCGGCGGCGCTGCACCTGTGGATCGCCCCGATCGAGGGGGTGCTGGAGCGGCTGCTGGCCGACTCGCCGCTGGCCGGGTTCGTCGACACGGCGGGTCTGGCGCGCGCGGTGAGCGCCGGGTTCATCGGCCTGGAACTGTTCGAGGGCGTCGACCCCGCCGGCGCGCACGCCGCGCTGGACGCGCTGGACCGCCTCGGGGCCCTGGCCGAGGTGGTCGACGACCTCGGCCCGGTCGCCCGGCGCGCGCTCAGCGCCAAACTCCGCAAGTCGGCGAAGTGA
- a CDS encoding GNAT family N-acetyltransferase: MILLRRLDDEGVERLLGLAVADADPADVMPPGWTVDRPDEFREFYRGMRDDAYEIVEDDRTVGMARLTVKGETGMWIARCARGAGVGLAALRRIVEEAPGRGVSAIVADTTTDNIAAITVLRKAGAILDVDGTRVLAHLPVPVEPTPDIADTGDLLLAYLDFYREAVLRKIDGMTEEELRTSRLPSGWTPLGLVKHLAFVELRWLRWCFRGEEITHPYGNPDVEDAEWVIEGDDSTDNVRAFYREQCARSRDIVAESAFTDRAAHWGQPDVPRPTLAWILFHLLQEYARHAGHLDIARELSDGVVGA; encoded by the coding sequence ATGATCCTCTTGCGGCGGTTGGACGACGAGGGAGTGGAGCGCCTGCTCGGCCTGGCGGTCGCGGACGCCGATCCCGCCGACGTGATGCCACCCGGCTGGACCGTGGACCGCCCCGACGAGTTCCGCGAGTTCTACCGGGGCATGCGGGACGACGCGTACGAGATCGTGGAGGACGACCGCACCGTCGGCATGGCCCGGCTCACCGTCAAGGGCGAGACCGGCATGTGGATCGCCCGCTGCGCCCGCGGGGCCGGCGTCGGACTGGCCGCACTGCGCCGCATCGTGGAGGAAGCACCCGGGCGCGGCGTGAGCGCCATCGTCGCGGACACCACCACCGACAACATCGCCGCCATCACCGTCCTCCGCAAGGCCGGCGCCATCCTCGACGTCGACGGCACCCGCGTCCTGGCGCACCTGCCCGTGCCCGTCGAACCCACGCCGGACATCGCCGACACCGGTGACCTCCTCCTCGCCTACCTCGACTTCTACCGCGAAGCCGTGCTCCGCAAGATCGACGGGATGACCGAGGAGGAACTGCGCACCAGCCGCCTGCCCTCCGGCTGGACACCCCTCGGCCTGGTCAAACACCTCGCCTTCGTCGAACTGCGCTGGCTGCGCTGGTGCTTCCGCGGCGAGGAGATCACCCACCCGTACGGCAACCCCGACGTCGAGGACGCCGAGTGGGTGATCGAAGGCGACGACTCCACCGACAACGTCCGCGCCTTCTACCGCGAGCAGTGCGCCCGGTCCCGCGACATCGTCGCCGAATCCGCCTTCACCGACCGTGCCGCCCACTGGGGCCAACCCGACGTGCCGCGCCCGACCCTGGCGTGGATCCTGTTCCACCTGCTCCAGGAGTACGCACGGCACGCCGGGCACCTCGACATCGCACGGGAGCTCAGCGACGGCGTCGTCGGCGCCTGA
- a CDS encoding winged helix DNA-binding domain-containing protein, translated as MTLAEIDDAQRRVRLGVRHLLATPTAASVEDVADTLVGLHATDPATVVLSACARMEHPSAAEVETAFYERRTLVRLLCMRRTMFAVTAATAPVVQAAAGDAIAAKERQRLVQYLAEGVGWDADRLAEVEKATLEALRLRGEATAVELTRDVPALLEQVVLGAGTPREIRQNVSSRVIRVLAAEGWMRRGRPLGTWLSSQFRWTPATPWPEIDPDEARAELVRRWLASYGPGTEADVKWWTGWTLGAVRKALTAVGAVRVRLSTGDGYVLPDDVEPIGEPEPWAALLPALDSTPMGWQARGWYLPDHQRSRLFDTTGNVGPTVWWNGSVVGGWAQRADGELVWELVEDVGTEAAAAIAREADRVAVRLAGVRVIPRFRTPLEKELAK; from the coding sequence GTGACGCTCGCCGAGATCGACGACGCCCAGCGGCGGGTCCGCCTCGGCGTCCGCCACCTGCTGGCCACCCCCACCGCCGCCTCCGTCGAGGACGTCGCAGACACCCTGGTGGGTCTGCACGCCACCGACCCGGCCACCGTGGTCCTGTCCGCGTGCGCCCGGATGGAACACCCTTCGGCGGCCGAGGTCGAGACCGCGTTCTACGAGCGGCGGACGCTGGTGCGGCTGCTCTGCATGCGCCGCACGATGTTCGCCGTCACCGCCGCCACGGCCCCTGTCGTGCAGGCCGCCGCCGGCGACGCGATCGCCGCGAAGGAGCGGCAGAGGCTGGTCCAGTACCTCGCCGAGGGCGTCGGTTGGGACGCCGACCGGCTGGCGGAGGTCGAGAAGGCCACGCTGGAGGCGCTGCGGTTGCGCGGCGAGGCGACCGCGGTCGAGCTGACCCGGGACGTGCCCGCGTTGCTGGAGCAGGTCGTGCTCGGCGCCGGCACGCCCCGCGAGATCCGGCAGAACGTCTCCAGCCGCGTCATCCGGGTCCTGGCCGCCGAGGGCTGGATGCGTCGCGGCCGCCCGCTCGGCACGTGGCTGAGCAGCCAGTTCCGCTGGACGCCCGCGACACCGTGGCCCGAGATCGACCCCGACGAGGCCCGCGCCGAACTGGTGCGCCGCTGGCTCGCGTCCTACGGGCCCGGCACCGAGGCGGACGTCAAGTGGTGGACCGGCTGGACGCTCGGCGCGGTCCGCAAGGCGCTCACCGCCGTTGGCGCGGTCCGGGTCCGACTGTCCACCGGCGACGGTTACGTGCTGCCGGACGACGTGGAGCCGATCGGGGAGCCGGAGCCGTGGGCCGCGCTGCTGCCGGCACTGGATTCGACACCGATGGGGTGGCAGGCTCGCGGCTGGTACCTCCCCGACCACCAGCGGTCACGCCTGTTCGACACCACGGGCAACGTCGGGCCGACGGTCTGGTGGAACGGCTCGGTGGTCGGAGGGTGGGCGCAACGCGCGGACGGCGAACTCGTTTGGGAACTCGTGGAGGACGTCGGCACGGAGGCGGCGGCCGCGATCGCCCGTGAGGCGGACCGAGTGGCGGTCCGGCTGGCCGGGGTGCGCGTGATCCCCCGCTTCCGGACCCCGTTGGAAAAGGAGTTGGCGAAATGA
- a CDS encoding PadR family transcriptional regulator, whose amino-acid sequence MSATRLLVLGVVHGYGRAHGYLIGNDLMAWGAGDWANVKWGSIYHALKQLTKDGCLADHAVPPGRTDYEITPKGEAEYRRLLGDALRRPETRPDMLAAGLALLPSLARAEAVELLTERLAELESRRDAARKQAEEWREPAHVRELFGLWEHTAAGGAEWTRGLLERLEAGAYRMAGEPGSPGEAGSWVILKLE is encoded by the coding sequence ATGTCTGCTACACGGCTGTTGGTGCTCGGGGTGGTGCACGGTTATGGGCGTGCTCACGGCTACCTGATCGGCAACGACCTGATGGCGTGGGGTGCGGGGGACTGGGCCAACGTCAAATGGGGCTCGATCTACCACGCGCTCAAGCAGCTCACGAAGGACGGCTGCCTCGCCGATCACGCCGTGCCGCCCGGTCGGACGGATTACGAAATCACCCCCAAGGGGGAGGCCGAGTACCGGCGGCTCCTCGGTGACGCGCTGCGCCGTCCGGAGACCCGGCCGGACATGCTCGCCGCGGGACTGGCCTTGCTGCCGTCGTTGGCGCGGGCGGAGGCGGTGGAGTTGCTGACCGAGCGGTTGGCGGAGCTGGAGAGCCGTCGTGACGCGGCGCGCAAGCAGGCGGAGGAGTGGCGGGAGCCGGCGCACGTGCGGGAGCTGTTCGGGTTGTGGGAGCACACGGCGGCCGGTGGGGCGGAGTGGACGCGGGGGCTGCTCGAACGGCTGGAGGCCGGTGCGTACCGGATGGCGGGCGAGCCTGGATCGCCGGGGGAGGCCGGCAGCTGGGTTATACTCAAACTTGAGTAG
- a CDS encoding DEAD/DEAH box helicase, which translates to MATPDGTRRDVPALRLPVTEAIPLLSRARRTPHAHPAAAFWGAAVVVALQLVSRGRVRPAVTDGDFDAWLLGPLDAADHARVRDLAEAMPPHARAVPLTGRDPLELPDAEPLLRSFLDAVADTMPRGAAAVHAAGAPAFAANAPQKVPHLRDWADQGVRISLRIEGFGPFRAVVQVHSLADPARVVDAAELWAAANQRSRADATVALRRAARAWPPLERLLDQPVPDEVALLDSDVEHLLTTGAVRLAGAGVDVHWPKDLVRDLSAKVVMGERPSDRPAFFGPDQVTSVDWQLALGDDPLTPDELDVLAEATRPVVRLRDRWTLVDPELARRARERAVKPVTAIDALGAALTGTTEIDGVVVEVAATGWLDELRSRLVDLDGAPVEQPAALRATLRDYQLHGLRWLDRMTSLGLGACLADDMGLGKTITLIALHLHRDGGPTLVVCPASLMGNWQREIERFAPGVPVRRFHGPRRDIAHDGFVLTTYGTMRLDADRLADVDWGMVVADEAQHVKNPASDTAKALRRIPARARVALTGTPVENALSELWAILDWTTPGLLGTQAQFKARWSGPIEADHDREAAERFARLVRPFLLRRRKTDPGIAPELPPKTETDQPVSLTREQAALYEAVVRELMAEVRDADGIARRGRIVKLLTGLKQVCNHPAQYLKEPSPKLAGRSGKLELLDELLDTILAEDGAVLVFTQYVAMARLIEKHLAGRGIPTQLLHGGTPVAKREDMVRRFQDGECPVFLLSLKAAGTGLNLTRADHVVHYDRWWNPAVEDQATDRAYRIGQTRPVQVHRLIAEGTIEDRIAAMLRAKRDLADAVLARGDAAFTELGDDELANLVELRSGT; encoded by the coding sequence ATCGCCACCCCGGACGGCACCCGCCGCGACGTCCCCGCTCTCCGCCTGCCCGTCACCGAAGCCATCCCCCTGCTCAGCCGCGCCCGCCGCACCCCGCACGCCCACCCCGCCGCCGCGTTCTGGGGCGCCGCCGTGGTCGTCGCGCTGCAACTCGTCTCCCGGGGCCGGGTGCGGCCGGCCGTCACCGACGGGGACTTCGACGCCTGGCTCCTCGGCCCGCTCGACGCCGCCGACCACGCCCGCGTCCGAGACCTCGCCGAAGCCATGCCCCCGCACGCCCGCGCCGTCCCGCTGACGGGCCGAGACCCGCTCGAACTGCCCGACGCCGAACCTCTGCTCCGCTCCTTCCTCGACGCCGTCGCCGACACCATGCCGCGCGGTGCGGCGGCAGTGCACGCCGCCGGGGCCCCGGCGTTCGCCGCGAACGCGCCCCAGAAGGTCCCGCACCTGCGCGACTGGGCCGACCAGGGCGTCCGGATCTCCCTGCGGATCGAGGGATTCGGCCCGTTCCGCGCCGTCGTGCAGGTGCACAGCCTCGCCGACCCGGCCCGCGTGGTGGACGCGGCGGAGCTGTGGGCCGCCGCGAACCAGCGGTCCCGGGCCGATGCCACCGTCGCCCTGCGCCGCGCCGCCCGCGCCTGGCCCCCGCTGGAACGGCTGCTCGACCAGCCGGTGCCCGACGAGGTCGCCCTGCTGGACTCCGACGTGGAGCACCTGCTCACCACCGGCGCCGTCCGGCTGGCCGGCGCGGGCGTCGACGTGCACTGGCCGAAGGACCTGGTGCGGGACCTGTCGGCGAAGGTCGTCATGGGGGAGCGGCCCAGCGACCGGCCGGCGTTCTTCGGCCCCGACCAGGTCACCTCCGTGGACTGGCAACTCGCCCTGGGCGACGACCCGCTCACCCCCGACGAGCTGGACGTGCTCGCCGAGGCCACCCGGCCCGTCGTCCGGCTGCGCGACCGCTGGACCCTGGTCGACCCGGAACTCGCCCGCCGCGCCCGCGAACGCGCCGTCAAGCCCGTCACCGCGATCGACGCCCTCGGCGCCGCCCTCACCGGCACCACCGAGATCGACGGCGTCGTGGTCGAGGTCGCCGCCACCGGCTGGCTGGACGAGCTGAGGTCCCGCCTCGTCGACCTGGACGGCGCACCCGTCGAGCAGCCCGCCGCGTTGCGGGCCACCCTGCGCGACTACCAGCTGCACGGCCTGCGCTGGCTGGACCGGATGACGTCCCTCGGCCTCGGCGCGTGCCTGGCCGACGACATGGGCCTCGGCAAGACGATCACCCTCATCGCCCTGCACCTGCACCGCGACGGCGGCCCGACGCTCGTCGTCTGCCCCGCGTCCCTGATGGGCAACTGGCAGCGCGAGATCGAACGCTTCGCGCCCGGCGTCCCGGTCCGCCGCTTCCACGGCCCGCGCCGCGACATCGCGCACGACGGGTTCGTGCTCACCACGTACGGCACGATGCGCCTGGACGCCGACCGGCTCGCCGACGTCGACTGGGGCATGGTCGTCGCGGACGAGGCGCAGCACGTGAAGAACCCGGCCTCCGACACCGCGAAGGCGTTGCGCCGCATCCCCGCCCGCGCCCGCGTCGCCCTCACCGGCACGCCCGTCGAGAACGCCCTGTCCGAGCTGTGGGCGATCCTCGACTGGACCACGCCCGGCCTGCTCGGCACGCAGGCGCAGTTCAAGGCCCGCTGGTCCGGCCCCATCGAGGCCGACCACGACCGCGAGGCCGCCGAACGGTTCGCCCGCCTGGTCCGGCCGTTCCTGCTGCGCCGCCGCAAGACCGACCCGGGCATCGCGCCCGAACTGCCGCCGAAGACCGAGACCGACCAGCCCGTCTCGCTCACCCGTGAACAGGCCGCCCTGTACGAGGCGGTCGTGCGGGAGCTCATGGCGGAGGTCCGGGACGCCGACGGCATCGCCCGACGCGGCCGGATCGTCAAACTCCTCACCGGCCTCAAGCAGGTCTGCAACCACCCGGCCCAGTACCTCAAGGAGCCGTCGCCGAAGCTCGCCGGGCGCTCCGGGAAGCTGGAACTGCTGGACGAGCTGCTCGACACGATCCTCGCCGAGGACGGCGCGGTGCTCGTGTTCACCCAGTACGTCGCCATGGCCCGGCTCATCGAGAAGCACCTCGCCGGCCGCGGCATCCCCACCCAGCTCCTGCACGGCGGCACGCCCGTCGCCAAGCGGGAGGACATGGTGCGGCGCTTCCAGGACGGCGAGTGCCCGGTGTTCCTGCTGTCCCTCAAAGCCGCCGGCACCGGCCTCAACCTCACCCGCGCCGACCACGTCGTGCACTACGACCGGTGGTGGAACCCGGCCGTGGAGGACCAGGCCACCGACCGGGCGTACCGCATCGGCCAGACCCGGCCCGTGCAGGTGCACCGGCTCATCGCCGAGGGCACCATCGAGGACCGGATCGCCGCGATGCTGCGGGCGAAGCGCGACCTCGCCGACGCCGTGCTGGCCCGCGGGGACGCCGCGTTCACCGAACTCGGCGACGACGAACTGGCCAACCTGGTCGAACTCAGGAGCGGAACGTGA
- a CDS encoding SWIM zinc finger family protein → MSDRVKGFPAFGKGVRRARSWWGKAWLQALEDTSLDQAPLRQGRKYAHAGLVGTITVSPGRIAATVYDVEDTYRTSVHLTPLTDGEWNRFLAQIAAKAGHLAALLDREMPRELADAAADADVPLLPGIGDLDPECTCPGWELPCKHAAALCHQASWLLDADPWVLLLLRGRDQDEVVAGARPTAGVLATAAYAQPVPDLPDDPLPGDLGPLPEFEPAPGLDVDVLRLLIADAAAKARDVLATGRWPAADDRRDHIRMAATNPALRERLDVEPRAVRAWQQGGATALDVLEQPWTPSTTDTARARAAWDSGELPEPTVRRNHWTVHNRQLRYGPDGRWYPYRVTDGTWWPTGTPHRDPTAAFADTD, encoded by the coding sequence GTGAGCGACCGCGTCAAGGGCTTCCCCGCGTTCGGCAAGGGCGTCCGCCGCGCGCGGTCGTGGTGGGGCAAGGCGTGGCTCCAGGCGTTGGAGGACACGTCTCTGGACCAGGCGCCGCTGCGGCAGGGCCGCAAGTACGCGCACGCCGGGCTCGTCGGCACCATCACCGTCAGCCCCGGCCGCATCGCCGCCACCGTGTACGACGTCGAGGACACCTACCGGACGTCCGTCCACCTGACCCCGCTCACCGACGGCGAGTGGAACCGGTTCCTGGCCCAGATCGCGGCCAAGGCCGGGCACCTCGCCGCGCTGCTCGACCGGGAGATGCCCCGCGAACTCGCCGACGCCGCGGCCGACGCGGACGTGCCGCTGCTGCCCGGCATCGGCGACCTCGACCCCGAGTGCACGTGCCCCGGCTGGGAACTGCCCTGCAAGCACGCCGCCGCGCTGTGCCACCAGGCGTCGTGGCTGCTCGACGCCGACCCGTGGGTGCTGCTGCTCCTGCGCGGACGTGACCAGGACGAGGTCGTCGCCGGCGCCCGCCCCACCGCCGGCGTCCTCGCCACCGCCGCCTACGCGCAGCCGGTCCCGGACCTGCCCGACGACCCGCTTCCCGGCGACCTCGGCCCTCTGCCCGAGTTCGAACCCGCACCCGGCCTCGACGTGGACGTGCTGCGGCTGCTCATCGCCGACGCCGCCGCGAAAGCCCGCGACGTGCTCGCCACCGGCCGGTGGCCCGCCGCCGACGACCGCCGCGACCACATCCGGATGGCCGCCACCAACCCCGCGCTGCGCGAGCGCCTCGACGTCGAACCCCGCGCCGTCCGCGCCTGGCAGCAGGGCGGGGCCACCGCCCTGGACGTCCTCGAACAGCCCTGGACACCGTCCACGACGGACACCGCCCGCGCCCGCGCCGCCTGGGACAGCGGCGAACTCCCCGAACCCACCGTCCGGCGCAACCACTGGACCGTCCACAACCGACAACTGCGCTACGGCCCCGACGGCCGCTGGTACCCGTACCGCGTCACGGACGGCACGTGGTGGCCCACCGGCACCCCGCACCGCGACCCGACCGCCGCCTTCGCCGACACCGACTGA
- a CDS encoding class I SAM-dependent methyltransferase: protein MTNEAAQVQVDPSNAEQFRAWEGDEGAYWVSRAERIDDGVARYHHRLLDAAAIDPADNVLDIGCGGGQTTRDAARRATTGSALGVDLSSRMVDLATRVAEREHVPNVTFLQADAQVHPFPEGHFDVTISRHGVMFFGDPHAAFTNLARATRPGGRLVLLTWQPHERNEWLTVFRTVLAAGRDLPPPPPPTPGSLKDPDQARELLTSAGFTDVRLTGLTEPMYFGPDPDDACGFVRGQFAGMLDGLDPATRARAVDALRADMADHHTDAGVHYDSAAWLVEARR from the coding sequence GTGACGAACGAGGCCGCCCAAGTACAGGTAGATCCGTCCAACGCCGAGCAGTTCCGCGCCTGGGAAGGCGACGAGGGCGCCTACTGGGTGTCCCGCGCCGAGCGCATCGACGACGGCGTCGCCCGCTACCACCACCGACTGCTGGACGCCGCGGCGATCGACCCGGCCGACAACGTCCTCGACATCGGCTGCGGCGGCGGCCAGACCACACGCGACGCCGCGCGCCGCGCCACCACCGGGTCCGCCCTCGGCGTGGACCTGTCCTCGCGGATGGTCGACCTGGCGACCCGCGTGGCCGAGCGGGAACACGTGCCGAACGTGACGTTCCTCCAGGCCGACGCCCAGGTCCACCCGTTCCCCGAGGGGCACTTCGACGTCACCATCAGCCGCCACGGGGTGATGTTCTTCGGCGACCCCCACGCCGCGTTCACCAACCTCGCCCGCGCGACGCGCCCCGGCGGACGTCTCGTCCTGCTGACCTGGCAACCGCACGAGCGCAACGAATGGCTCACCGTGTTCCGCACGGTCCTCGCCGCCGGCCGCGACCTGCCCCCGCCGCCGCCACCCACCCCGGGCTCCCTCAAGGACCCCGACCAGGCGCGGGAGTTGTTGACCTCGGCCGGTTTCACCGACGTCCGGCTGACCGGGCTCACCGAGCCCATGTACTTCGGCCCCGACCCCGACGACGCATGCGGGTTCGTCCGCGGCCAGTTCGCCGGGATGCTCGACGGCCTCGACCCCGCCACCCGCGCGCGTGCGGTCGACGCGCTGCGGGCCGACATGGCGGACCACCACACCGACGCCGGCGTCCACTACGACTCGGCGGCCTGGCTCGTCGAAGCACGTCGCTGA
- a CDS encoding aminoglycoside adenylyltransferase domain-containing protein has protein sequence MDALSEHYGRNVASAMATVFGPDLVGVYLHGSAVLGGFDARRSDIDILAVCEGPTSAAERSAAVERLSDRHLPCPAHGLELSIVTLPVARHPTAQPAFELHMTTAPEGSKVVDGHGHDGDPDLVLHFAVCRSAGRALGPGPVAAAVFAPVADDLVVAQLVTELRWSVEHASGEYAVLNACRAWRFAVDGALVSKIDGGRWALDRVPGPDRELIRTALDRQRCVLAAELDPDAVRRFIRRALAHLTDTSSC, from the coding sequence ATGGACGCGTTGTCGGAGCACTACGGCCGGAACGTCGCATCAGCGATGGCGACCGTGTTCGGGCCGGACCTGGTGGGCGTCTACCTGCACGGCTCCGCCGTGCTCGGCGGGTTCGACGCCCGGCGAAGCGACATCGACATTCTCGCCGTCTGCGAAGGGCCGACCAGCGCAGCGGAACGGTCGGCCGCCGTGGAACGGCTGAGCGACCGGCATCTGCCCTGCCCCGCCCACGGGCTGGAGCTGAGCATCGTCACCCTGCCGGTGGCCCGGCACCCCACGGCGCAGCCGGCTTTCGAGTTGCACATGACCACGGCGCCGGAGGGCAGCAAGGTCGTCGACGGTCACGGGCACGACGGCGACCCCGACCTGGTGCTGCACTTCGCCGTGTGCCGCAGCGCCGGGCGCGCGCTCGGCCCAGGGCCCGTCGCGGCCGCGGTGTTCGCCCCGGTCGCCGATGACCTCGTCGTCGCTCAACTCGTGACCGAGCTGCGCTGGAGTGTCGAGCACGCCAGTGGTGAGTACGCGGTGCTCAACGCCTGTCGTGCCTGGCGATTCGCGGTGGACGGCGCCCTCGTGTCCAAGATCGACGGTGGTCGATGGGCTCTCGACCGAGTGCCAGGCCCGGACCGCGAGCTGATCAGGACCGCGCTCGACCGCCAACGATGCGTCCTCGCCGCCGAACTCGACCCGGACGCCGTCCGACGATTCATTCGGCGGGCCCTCGCCCACCTCACCGACACCTCGTCGTGTTGA
- a CDS encoding DUF5703 family protein, translating into MGDGVVDGDWEYRPLRLPAGVSRRTATTQLTIHAEFAGWELSRTLLFGDGSRKVWLRRKRTAALMPGVIT; encoded by the coding sequence ATGGGCGATGGGGTGGTCGACGGGGACTGGGAGTACCGGCCGCTGCGGCTGCCGGCCGGTGTCTCCCGTCGCACGGCGACGACGCAGCTGACGATCCACGCGGAGTTCGCCGGGTGGGAGTTGTCGCGGACGTTGTTGTTCGGGGACGGTTCGCGCAAGGTGTGGTTGCGCCGCAAGCGGACGGCCGCCCTGATGCCGGGCGTGATCACCTAG
- a CDS encoding carbonic anhydrase yields the protein MRELSGEPTAVTRRRLFGITAGTAAGTFVAAGGPAAASAAASASTSVRQSPIRPREATSLDAEGAWRKLADGNLRFVTGRQSHPHESLRWRESLVEGQHPFAVVLGCADSRVPPELVFDHGLGDLFTIRAAGEVLDNSVLGSVEYAVEHLGVPLVVVLGHAKCGAVSAAVDVVRGRAEVSGDVSVLVRSIEPAVLSTPPDADEARFLATAVDNQARRVASLMQERSVTLRTAVAHHGLKVVAASYQLDTGAVTRLT from the coding sequence GTGCGTGAATTGAGCGGTGAGCCGACCGCGGTGACGCGGCGTCGGCTGTTCGGAATCACGGCGGGCACGGCGGCCGGCACGTTCGTGGCCGCCGGGGGGCCCGCGGCAGCGTCTGCGGCGGCTTCGGCTTCGACTTCGGTGCGGCAGAGTCCCATCAGGCCCCGCGAGGCGACGTCCCTGGACGCGGAAGGCGCGTGGCGCAAGCTCGCGGACGGCAATCTCCGGTTCGTCACCGGGCGCCAGTCCCACCCGCACGAGTCGCTGCGGTGGCGGGAGTCGCTGGTGGAGGGTCAGCACCCGTTCGCGGTGGTCCTCGGGTGCGCGGACTCGCGGGTGCCGCCGGAGCTGGTGTTCGACCACGGGCTGGGCGACCTGTTCACCATCCGCGCGGCGGGCGAGGTGCTGGACAACAGCGTGCTGGGCAGCGTCGAGTACGCGGTGGAGCACCTGGGCGTTCCGCTGGTGGTGGTGCTGGGTCACGCGAAGTGCGGCGCGGTGTCGGCGGCGGTCGACGTGGTGCGCGGCCGGGCGGAGGTGTCGGGTGACGTGAGCGTGCTGGTGCGGTCGATCGAGCCGGCCGTGCTGTCCACGCCGCCGGACGCGGACGAGGCGCGGTTCCTGGCGACGGCGGTGGACAACCAGGCGCGGCGGGTGGCGTCGTTGATGCAGGAGCGGTCGGTGACGCTGCGGACGGCCGTGGCGCACCACGGGCTGAAGGTCGTCGCGGCCAGCTACCAGCTCGACACCGGCGCGGTGACCCGCCTGACCTGA
- a CDS encoding aldo/keto reductase, with amino-acid sequence MEQRYLGRSGLRVSRMALGTMTWGRDTDADEAATQLLAFTEAGGTLVDTADVYVEGESERILGGLLGEVVPREDVVIATKAVARRNDGPFGGGASRGALLHALDGSLRRLGVEHVDLWQLHAWDANVPLEETLSALDTAVASGRVRYVGVSNYSGWQLGTAAALPGHTPLVSTQVEYSLLERGVEREVVPAAEHHGVGLLPWGPLGRGVLTGKYRNGTPSDSRGASAHFAGYVEQHRTERAARIVQAVATAADGLGTNALCVALAWVRDRPGVVAPVVGARDTVQLLGSLAAEELTLPPAIRAALDDVSAVEFGYPERRLV; translated from the coding sequence GTGGAACAGCGATACCTCGGCCGCAGCGGACTGCGGGTCTCCCGGATGGCACTGGGCACGATGACCTGGGGCCGGGACACCGACGCGGACGAGGCGGCCACGCAGCTGCTGGCGTTCACCGAGGCGGGCGGCACGCTGGTGGACACCGCCGACGTGTACGTGGAGGGCGAGAGCGAACGGATCCTGGGCGGCCTGCTCGGCGAGGTGGTGCCGCGCGAGGACGTGGTCATCGCGACGAAGGCGGTGGCGCGGCGCAACGACGGCCCGTTCGGCGGCGGCGCGTCCCGTGGTGCGCTGCTGCACGCGCTGGACGGGTCGCTGCGGCGGCTGGGCGTCGAGCACGTGGACCTGTGGCAGCTGCACGCGTGGGACGCGAACGTGCCGCTGGAGGAGACGCTGTCGGCGCTGGACACGGCGGTGGCGTCGGGCCGGGTCCGGTACGTGGGGGTGTCGAACTACTCGGGCTGGCAGCTGGGCACGGCGGCGGCGCTGCCGGGGCACACGCCGCTGGTGTCGACGCAGGTGGAGTACTCGCTGCTGGAGCGTGGCGTGGAGCGCGAGGTGGTGCCGGCGGCGGAGCACCACGGGGTCGGGCTGCTGCCATGGGGGCCGTTGGGGCGTGGCGTGCTGACCGGGAAGTACCGCAACGGCACGCCGTCGGACTCCCGGGGCGCGTCGGCGCACTTCGCCGGGTACGTGGAGCAGCACCGCACGGAGCGGGCGGCGCGGATCGTGCAGGCGGTGGCGACAGCGGCGGACGGGTTGGGCACGAACGCGCTGTGCGTGGCGCTGGCGTGGGTGCGTGACCGGCCGGGTGTGGTGGCACCGGTGGTGGGGGCGCGGGACACCGTGCAGCTGCTCGGGTCGCTCGCGGCGGAGGAGTTGACGTTGCCGCCGGCGATCCGGGCCGCGTTGGACGACGTGAGCGCGGTGGAGTTCGGCTATCCCGAACGACGCCTGGTCTGA